From Actinoplanes oblitus, a single genomic window includes:
- a CDS encoding NAD(P)/FAD-dependent oxidoreductase, with translation MRVAVIGAGVVGLSVTLTLLRQGVDVWCYEAGEPMGERSAGDTRIFRLAHVYPDMVELAARSGALFARWSEQAGTPLIDRVGTVVSGAGTATWATAMAAAGAPHDLVEPDSPLLRLPARAFPGPALIDPSGGVIRVDRLRAYLVAAAGHRLRHARVEAVEQTPAGVRVSAGPATDVVDTALIAAGSGTSGLAAGAGIDTPSALEHHLRVTFPLRRGAPERPQCWITEAADGLPGTYQHLAAAGGWAVGGDVDPALVAWSAGRDAAERASLAAVTAHVAEHLPFVEPRPIGRVYCTHHPDLGDGLQFARNGRVLAVHGENLMKFAPLLGEVLAGACVDGSTPADAGPGAVRS, from the coding sequence ATGAGGGTCGCGGTGATCGGTGCGGGCGTCGTCGGCTTGTCGGTGACGCTCACCCTGCTCCGGCAGGGCGTCGACGTGTGGTGCTACGAGGCCGGCGAGCCGATGGGCGAGCGTTCCGCCGGCGACACCCGGATCTTCCGGCTGGCGCACGTCTACCCGGACATGGTGGAGCTGGCCGCCCGCTCCGGCGCGCTGTTCGCCAGGTGGAGCGAGCAGGCCGGCACCCCGCTCATCGACCGGGTCGGCACCGTGGTCAGCGGCGCCGGGACCGCCACCTGGGCCACCGCGATGGCCGCCGCCGGCGCACCGCACGACCTGGTCGAGCCCGACTCACCGCTGCTGCGCCTGCCGGCGCGCGCCTTCCCCGGTCCCGCCCTGATCGACCCGTCCGGCGGCGTGATCCGGGTGGACCGGCTGCGCGCCTACCTGGTCGCGGCCGCCGGCCACCGCCTGCGGCACGCCCGGGTCGAGGCCGTCGAGCAAACCCCGGCCGGCGTACGCGTGAGCGCCGGTCCCGCCACCGACGTCGTCGACACCGCCCTGATCGCCGCCGGCTCCGGCACCTCCGGGCTGGCCGCCGGCGCCGGCATCGACACACCGTCGGCCCTGGAGCACCACCTGCGCGTCACCTTCCCGCTGCGCCGCGGCGCACCCGAGCGGCCGCAGTGCTGGATCACCGAGGCGGCCGACGGGCTCCCCGGCACCTACCAGCACCTGGCGGCGGCCGGCGGGTGGGCGGTCGGCGGCGACGTCGATCCGGCCCTGGTGGCCTGGAGCGCCGGGCGGGACGCCGCGGAACGCGCGTCGCTGGCGGCGGTCACCGCCCACGTCGCCGAGCACCTGCCGTTCGTCGAGCCGCGCCCGATCGGCCGGGTCTACTGCACCCACCATCCGGATCTCGGCGACGGCCTGCAGTTCGCCCGCAACGGCCGGGTGCTGGCCGTGCACGGCGAGAACCTGATGAAGTTCGCCCCGCTGCTCGGCGAGGTGCTCGCCGGTGCCTGCGTCGACGGTTCCACGCCCGCCGACGCCGGGCCGGGCGCGGTCAGGTCGTGA
- a CDS encoding cellulose binding domain-containing protein produces the protein MAGSKRREGGFREGVRHLLPWAPTVVGVGALLFMLLVTMFRLSPAERDDDTALGPVLPPPAPRETVVVTPSPAGPRPSSPAARSAHSRRPVIWSPSSATPAPRSTTPAPRPTTTRAPAAAVTGRYGVVGTYDTEFIGEVAISNATGEPRDWTVTLRFPDNVGDLRTSWVESAPQATLSRSGDSFVWRSGVPVGAGSTVVLRFQFARTGTGDRPAACTVNTSRCT, from the coding sequence ATGGCGGGATCCAAACGGCGGGAGGGCGGCTTCCGCGAGGGCGTACGGCATCTGCTCCCCTGGGCGCCGACCGTGGTAGGTGTCGGCGCCCTGCTGTTCATGCTGCTCGTGACCATGTTCCGGCTGTCACCGGCCGAGCGCGACGACGACACCGCACTCGGCCCGGTCCTCCCACCGCCGGCGCCGCGGGAGACCGTGGTCGTCACCCCGTCGCCGGCCGGGCCACGACCCTCCTCCCCCGCCGCGCGATCCGCGCACTCCCGGCGGCCGGTCATCTGGTCGCCGTCGAGCGCGACGCCGGCACCGCGATCCACGACGCCGGCACCGCGGCCCACGACCACGCGCGCGCCGGCCGCGGCGGTCACCGGACGCTACGGCGTCGTCGGGACGTACGACACCGAGTTCATCGGCGAGGTGGCGATCAGCAACGCCACCGGCGAGCCCCGGGACTGGACGGTCACGCTGCGCTTCCCGGACAACGTCGGTGACCTGCGCACCTCGTGGGTCGAGTCGGCACCGCAGGCCACCCTGAGCCGCTCCGGTGACAGCTTCGTCTGGCGGTCCGGCGTGCCGGTCGGCGCCGGATCCACGGTGGTGCTGCGCTTCCAGTTCGCCCGCACCGGGACCGGCGACCGCCCCGCCGCCTGCACGGTCAACACCAGTCGCTGCACCTGA
- a CDS encoding dienelactone hydrolase family protein, which yields MQIHAAGALLDGDLTMPPAAAGMVVFAQNRPRDRAVAGVLRDRGLATLLIEPLTARERADEARLFDIDLLADRLIGTLRWVRTQPVTAPLPVGLFAAGAGAAAALVAAAARPGEVQAVVTRGGRADLAGGALAQLQAPTLLVVGERDLQLRTLNEQARKAMRAHADLCVIPGTDRYFSGQEALELLAIQAADWFGMHLTAPVPERSPAVDPALPVEETSLLDLFPPPERARDRCPDDA from the coding sequence ATGCAAATTCATGCGGCCGGAGCGCTGCTGGACGGGGACCTGACCATGCCACCGGCCGCGGCGGGCATGGTGGTGTTCGCGCAGAACCGGCCCCGGGACCGGGCGGTTGCCGGGGTGCTGCGGGACCGGGGCCTGGCGACGTTGCTGATCGAGCCGCTGACCGCGCGGGAGCGGGCCGACGAGGCGCGGCTGTTCGACATCGACCTGCTCGCCGACCGGCTGATCGGCACGCTCCGCTGGGTGCGCACCCAGCCGGTGACCGCCCCGCTGCCGGTCGGGCTGTTCGCCGCCGGCGCCGGCGCCGCGGCGGCGCTGGTGGCGGCCGCGGCCCGGCCCGGCGAGGTGCAGGCGGTGGTGACCCGCGGCGGGCGCGCCGACCTGGCCGGCGGCGCGCTGGCGCAGTTGCAGGCACCCACCCTGCTCGTCGTCGGGGAGCGCGACCTGCAGCTGCGCACGCTGAACGAGCAGGCGCGCAAGGCGATGCGCGCGCACGCCGACCTGTGCGTCATCCCGGGCACGGATCGCTATTTCAGCGGGCAGGAGGCGCTGGAGCTGCTCGCCATCCAGGCGGCGGACTGGTTCGGCATGCATCTGACGGCACCGGTGCCGGAGCGTTCGCCGGCGGTCGACCCGGCACTGCCGGTCGAGGAGACGAGCCTGCTGGACCTGTTCCCGCCGCCGGAACGCGCCCGCGACCGCTGCCCGGACGACGCCTGA
- a CDS encoding peptidylprolyl isomerase: MEDSVVPFPRFLMLTAATVVALAAGAAPAAAHARTDPGPTTGPCQYTPTPDEPAARPVPLPRDPRHTPDRGTVPVVLHTNLGEIPLVLDRAAAPCTVQSFLHLVRHRFYDRTICHRLTAYPTLKVLQCGDPSGTGEGGPGYRYRDELPTNLPPAPTDPTGVRRLYARGVLAMANAGPDTNGSQFFLVYGDSALRPNYSIFGRATARGLTTLDRIAAGGIAPTAEDPAPVDGAPALRTEIRKARVGC; this comes from the coding sequence ATGGAGGACAGTGTGGTCCCGTTCCCACGATTCCTGATGCTCACCGCCGCCACCGTGGTGGCGCTGGCCGCCGGCGCCGCGCCCGCCGCGGCCCACGCCCGGACCGATCCGGGCCCCACCACCGGCCCGTGCCAGTACACGCCGACCCCGGACGAGCCCGCCGCCCGGCCGGTCCCGTTGCCGCGCGACCCGCGGCACACCCCCGACCGGGGGACCGTCCCGGTGGTGCTGCACACCAACCTCGGTGAGATCCCGCTGGTGCTCGACCGGGCCGCCGCGCCGTGCACCGTGCAGAGCTTCCTGCACCTGGTCCGGCACCGCTTCTACGACCGGACGATCTGTCACCGGCTCACCGCGTACCCGACCCTGAAGGTCCTGCAGTGCGGGGACCCCAGCGGCACCGGCGAGGGTGGCCCCGGCTACCGCTACCGCGACGAGCTGCCCACGAATCTGCCGCCGGCGCCGACCGACCCGACCGGCGTGCGCCGGCTCTACGCGCGCGGCGTGCTGGCCATGGCCAACGCCGGCCCGGACACCAACGGCAGCCAGTTCTTCCTGGTGTACGGCGACTCCGCGCTGCGCCCCAACTACTCGATCTTCGGGCGGGCGACCGCCCGGGGCCTGACGACGCTGGACCGGATCGCGGCCGGGGGCATCGCGCCGACCGCCGAGGACCCGGCCCCGGTGGACGGGGCGCCGGCACTGCGTACCGAGATCCGCAAGGCCCGCGTCGGGTGCTGA
- a CDS encoding spermidine synthase family protein has protein sequence MRPHFAELGWAPTRIGEISLRRRRDPTTETEVYEVKLGDEYLMSSLFTVAEEELARLALAVLPAAACDVVVGGLGLGYTARTALADDRVRSLTVVEALAPVIDWHRDDLLPGGRELTADPRVTMLHGDFFALLRDGTGFDPAVPDRKFDAILVDIDHSPVNVLDPTHADLYTTAGLHRLGGRLRPGGVFGLWSDDAPDDGFLAMLAQCFASATAHVVTFGNPLTGGQSANTVYLATAAPPDQPVAAD, from the coding sequence ATGCGGCCGCATTTCGCCGAGCTCGGCTGGGCTCCGACCCGGATCGGCGAGATCAGTCTGCGCCGCCGCCGGGATCCCACCACCGAGACCGAGGTGTACGAGGTCAAGCTCGGCGACGAGTACCTCATGTCCAGCCTGTTCACCGTCGCCGAGGAGGAACTCGCCCGGCTCGCCCTGGCGGTCCTGCCGGCGGCGGCCTGCGACGTGGTCGTCGGCGGTCTCGGGCTGGGCTACACCGCCCGCACCGCGCTCGCCGACGACCGGGTCCGCTCGCTGACCGTTGTCGAGGCCCTGGCCCCGGTGATCGACTGGCATCGCGACGACCTGCTGCCCGGCGGGCGCGAGCTCACCGCCGACCCGCGGGTGACGATGCTGCACGGTGACTTCTTCGCCCTGCTGCGCGACGGGACGGGATTCGACCCGGCCGTACCGGACCGGAAGTTCGACGCGATCCTGGTCGACATCGACCATTCGCCGGTCAACGTGCTGGATCCCACCCACGCCGACCTGTACACCACCGCCGGCCTGCACCGACTCGGCGGCCGGCTGCGGCCGGGCGGCGTGTTCGGCCTGTGGTCCGACGACGCGCCGGACGACGGTTTCCTGGCCATGCTGGCGCAGTGCTTCGCCTCGGCCACCGCGCACGTGGTGACCTTCGGCAACCCGCTGACCGGGGGACAGTCGGCCAACACGGTCTATCTCGCGACGGCGGCTCCGCCCGATCAGCCTGTCGCCGCGGACTAG
- a CDS encoding uridine kinase family protein gives MMHLHPGEIEAVGWRAVTVLDVVRQLRDASSEVSGRPRVIAIDGRGGAGKTTLAERLCEMVPDSAIVHTDDVAWNHAYFDWGAVLAENILKPLHQGAAVDFRPDAWAAHDRLGSIVVPAGAEFVFVEGTGVIREELAAWLDASVWMQGDLDEQERRLVARDGASPEQLEHVANWLREELPFLAREQPWARATMIVGGPAPIDHNPDTELVVAPPTATGRPLRPSLRRKRGG, from the coding sequence ATGATGCATCTTCATCCAGGTGAGATCGAGGCTGTTGGCTGGCGGGCAGTAACCGTGCTCGACGTTGTACGGCAACTCCGCGACGCATCTTCCGAGGTCAGCGGTCGTCCGCGGGTGATCGCCATCGACGGGCGCGGCGGTGCGGGCAAGACGACTTTGGCTGAACGGCTCTGCGAAATGGTGCCGGACTCGGCCATCGTGCATACCGACGATGTCGCCTGGAACCATGCCTATTTCGACTGGGGCGCGGTGCTGGCCGAGAACATCCTGAAACCGTTGCACCAGGGTGCGGCGGTCGACTTCCGCCCCGACGCGTGGGCCGCCCACGACCGGCTCGGATCCATCGTTGTCCCCGCAGGAGCCGAGTTCGTCTTCGTCGAGGGCACCGGCGTCATCCGCGAGGAGCTCGCGGCGTGGCTGGACGCCTCGGTGTGGATGCAGGGTGACCTTGATGAGCAGGAGCGTCGGTTGGTCGCCCGGGACGGTGCTTCGCCTGAGCAGTTGGAGCATGTAGCGAACTGGCTGCGCGAGGAACTGCCGTTCCTGGCGCGTGAACAGCCGTGGGCTCGCGCCACCATGATCGTGGGTGGCCCTGCGCCGATCGACCACAACCCGGACACCGAACTGGTCGTCGCCCCGCCGACAGCGACCGGGAGACCGCTTCGACCGAGCCTGCGGCGAAAGCGGGGAGGATGA
- a CDS encoding ISAs1 family transposase, which translates to MGDGRQVHLLSAYDTSTGIVLGQVQIAAKSNEIPAFTPLLRLIKTVLGSLDGVLVVADALHAQVGHAALLAEHGARLMVTAKANQPKLFAQLKALPWAQVPVGAQTRETGRGRQETRTVKALTVATPGRLGFPKAEQAVRITRTRTRTVKGKCVGWRSVLRHRDAMANALCALQPGRRCRRARGASPE; encoded by the coding sequence GTGGGAGACGGCCGTCAGGTCCATCTGCTCTCGGCCTACGACACCAGCACCGGCATCGTGCTCGGTCAGGTCCAGATCGCCGCGAAGTCGAATGAAATCCCCGCGTTCACGCCGCTGTTGCGGCTGATCAAGACGGTGCTGGGGTCGCTGGATGGCGTGCTGGTCGTGGCAGATGCGTTGCATGCCCAGGTCGGGCACGCCGCCCTGCTCGCCGAGCACGGCGCGCGTCTGATGGTCACGGCGAAGGCCAACCAGCCGAAGCTGTTCGCCCAACTCAAGGCCCTGCCCTGGGCGCAGGTTCCGGTCGGGGCGCAGACCCGCGAGACCGGTCGCGGCCGTCAAGAGACCCGCACCGTCAAGGCATTGACCGTCGCGACGCCGGGCAGGCTGGGATTCCCCAAAGCCGAACAGGCTGTCCGGATCACCCGCACCCGCACCCGCACAGTCAAGGGCAAGTGCGTGGGGTGGCGCTCGGTGTTGCGTCACCGTGACGCTATGGCGAACGCCCTGTGTGCCCTTCAGCCCGGGCGGCGTTGCCGTCGCGCTCGGGGCGCTTCTCCAGAGTGA
- a CDS encoding LysR family transcriptional regulator: MVFATGVQVELRDIEIFLALAEELHFGRTAQRLHVSQARVSQSIKTTERRIGAPLFERTSRAVRLTRLGVQLRTQLQPAYRQIVDGIEATATAARGAGRSLTLGTMGATAQTLGDIIEEFRTREPAVEVRFREVHPPDPFTALRSGQIDIGVLWLPVREPDLTVGPVLRITPIMAMMANTHPLARHASIHLEDLGDYTVLAPNGPIPQYMEESLVPFHTPSGRPIPRGTCVSTWQEGLTTVAGSQTMALTQAEAADYYPWPGIVYVPVTDALPSRWALVWRNTSETDLVRSFAKVVAEAGAVAQGGCVVG, encoded by the coding sequence ATGGTGTTCGCCACGGGGGTGCAGGTGGAGCTTCGCGATATCGAGATCTTTCTGGCTCTGGCGGAGGAGTTGCACTTCGGGAGGACCGCGCAACGGCTGCACGTCTCGCAAGCACGGGTCAGTCAGTCGATCAAGACAACGGAACGTCGCATCGGCGCGCCGCTGTTCGAGCGCACCAGCCGCGCCGTACGCCTGACCCGGCTGGGCGTGCAACTGCGGACACAGCTTCAACCCGCGTATCGGCAGATCGTGGATGGCATCGAGGCCACGGCGACCGCAGCGCGTGGCGCCGGCCGGAGCCTCACACTCGGCACGATGGGCGCGACCGCACAAACCCTCGGCGACATCATCGAGGAGTTCCGCACCCGGGAGCCCGCGGTAGAGGTCCGCTTCCGTGAGGTCCATCCGCCAGATCCGTTCACCGCCCTGCGGTCCGGCCAAATCGACATTGGTGTCCTCTGGCTACCGGTCCGAGAGCCTGACCTGACCGTCGGCCCGGTCCTGCGCATCACACCGATCATGGCAATGATGGCCAACACACACCCGCTCGCCCGCCATGCCTCCATCCACCTCGAAGACCTCGGCGACTACACGGTGCTAGCACCCAACGGGCCAATCCCGCAGTACATGGAAGAGAGCCTCGTCCCGTTCCACACCCCCAGCGGCCGCCCGATCCCACGCGGGACCTGCGTCAGCACGTGGCAGGAGGGGTTGACCACGGTAGCCGGAAGCCAGACGATGGCCCTGACACAAGCCGAGGCCGCCGACTACTACCCGTGGCCAGGCATCGTCTACGTACCGGTCACCGACGCCTTACCATCGCGGTGGGCACTGGTATGGCGCAACACCTCCGAGACCGACCTCGTGCGCAGCTTCGCCAAGGTGGTGGCCGAGGCCGGCGCCGTGGCTCAGGGCGGTTGCGTAGTCGGTTGA
- a CDS encoding VOC family protein: MQLEGFVRFTLMGVAVAAEDPAVSAAWFVEHFGFKGGIDLGWYVNTQHPEHPNLSLDFVQRDHESWPQVTRGKNIVGTLLAFLVADVDAEFARLTSAGLAVVMPLTTEGWGQRRFQVAGPDGLLVEVLQMVAPDPRWLADNGLAE; encoded by the coding sequence ATGCAGCTGGAGGGCTTTGTGCGGTTCACGTTGATGGGCGTGGCGGTTGCCGCCGAGGATCCTGCCGTGAGTGCGGCGTGGTTCGTCGAGCATTTCGGGTTCAAGGGCGGTATCGACCTGGGCTGGTATGTGAACACGCAACACCCAGAGCACCCGAATCTGAGCTTGGACTTCGTACAGCGAGATCACGAGTCGTGGCCGCAGGTCACCCGGGGCAAGAATATCGTGGGTACGCTGTTGGCGTTCCTGGTCGCCGACGTCGACGCCGAGTTCGCTCGGCTGACCTCGGCCGGGCTGGCGGTGGTGATGCCGCTGACGACCGAAGGGTGGGGGCAGCGCCGATTCCAGGTCGCCGGGCCGGACGGGCTGCTGGTGGAGGTGCTGCAGATGGTGGCGCCGGACCCGCGATGGCTTGCCGACAACGGGCTCGCCGAATGA
- a CDS encoding FAD-dependent monooxygenase, which yields MTDADVIIVGAGPTGLMLANELRLAGVRPLVLERQPKRRDTPKAGGLGGQILELLRYRGLLERFVAACDGPEPAARFPFGGLHLDLTGLADPPLRALPLNQQRLESLLDDLAGELGVEIRRGHEAVAVRQDAAAVTMDISGPDGPYRLRACYAVGCDGARSRMRDRVGIAFPGTDYAEVNRLALVTVPDTVTVLDGGGIDVPDFGTIQTGFTRTGTGLFGLSASPGSKVVSVYTVEDETTDYDDDQPMTVPELQHSVRRVLGAHLPVGGALRLSRFTFKARLAERYRSGRVLLAGDAAHLFPATGVAINAGMLDAVNLAWKLAADIHGWAPADLLDTYDHERRLAGTRTMLHTQAQVALRRGHDPAAEALRTVVQELLTDEQPLRRMAALVAGADIRYPTPGSRPHPLVGAFAPDLTLHTDRGVTTVAELAQSARPILLDLADRPDLCQAAEPWRHRIDLHAAKTDQRPADMLLIRPDAYIAWIATLDEPTDTAEPALREALTFWFGTPIA from the coding sequence GTGACCGACGCCGACGTGATCATTGTCGGGGCCGGCCCAACCGGCCTCATGCTGGCCAACGAACTGCGCCTGGCCGGTGTACGGCCGCTGGTGCTGGAACGGCAGCCGAAGCGGCGCGACACCCCCAAGGCTGGCGGCCTCGGGGGTCAGATCCTCGAACTGCTGCGATACCGGGGTCTCCTGGAGCGGTTCGTGGCGGCGTGCGACGGCCCCGAGCCGGCCGCCCGGTTCCCATTCGGCGGCCTGCACCTGGACCTCACCGGACTGGCGGACCCGCCGCTGCGCGCCCTGCCGCTGAACCAACAGCGGCTGGAGAGCCTGCTCGACGACCTCGCTGGCGAACTCGGAGTCGAGATCCGTCGCGGACACGAAGCGGTCGCCGTCCGCCAGGACGCCGCCGCGGTGACCATGGACATCAGTGGCCCGGACGGGCCGTACCGGCTGCGCGCCTGCTACGCGGTGGGCTGCGACGGCGCACGCAGCCGAATGCGTGACCGGGTCGGCATCGCGTTTCCGGGCACCGACTATGCCGAGGTCAACCGCCTGGCACTGGTCACTGTGCCCGACACCGTCACCGTGCTCGACGGCGGCGGAATCGACGTCCCGGACTTCGGCACGATCCAGACAGGCTTCACCCGGACGGGCACCGGCCTGTTCGGCCTCAGCGCGTCACCCGGCTCCAAGGTCGTGTCCGTCTACACCGTTGAGGACGAGACCACCGACTACGACGACGACCAGCCGATGACCGTGCCTGAGCTGCAACACAGTGTTCGGCGGGTCCTCGGCGCGCACCTGCCCGTCGGCGGAGCGCTCCGGCTGTCACGGTTCACCTTTAAGGCCAGGCTGGCCGAACGGTACCGCAGCGGTCGAGTCCTGCTCGCTGGAGACGCGGCGCACCTCTTCCCGGCCACCGGTGTGGCGATCAACGCCGGCATGCTCGACGCGGTGAACCTCGCCTGGAAGCTCGCCGCCGACATCCACGGCTGGGCACCGGCCGACCTGTTGGACACCTACGACCACGAACGCCGCCTCGCCGGCACCCGCACCATGCTGCACACGCAGGCCCAGGTCGCACTGCGCCGCGGGCACGACCCGGCCGCCGAAGCGCTGCGGACCGTTGTGCAGGAACTACTCACGGATGAGCAGCCCTTGCGGCGGATGGCGGCGCTCGTCGCCGGCGCCGACATCCGCTACCCCACGCCGGGCTCACGCCCCCACCCGCTCGTCGGCGCCTTCGCACCCGACCTCACCCTGCACACCGACCGGGGCGTGACCACCGTCGCGGAACTCGCGCAATCCGCCCGACCCATCCTGCTCGATCTCGCCGACCGCCCGGACCTGTGCCAGGCCGCCGAGCCTTGGCGGCACCGCATCGATCTCCACGCCGCCAAGACCGACCAGCGTCCGGCCGACATGCTCCTGATCCGCCCGGACGCCTACATCGCCTGGATTGCCACCCTCGACGAACCCACCGACACCGCCGAACCGGCGCTGCGGGAGGCCCTCACCTTTTGGTTCGGCACGCCCATAGCATGA
- a CDS encoding type II toxin-antitoxin system Phd/YefM family antitoxin, which produces MTAGEHETLVSFTFARGNLPKLVDRAASGEWITILRHGKPVAKLTPPTAQKWREYAEVFPAGLTTEVQVPGDLWQALQLITAIRAGAAELKAHGRRSPGSSPRALVGALMSMAYCLLKTPAELDEIAKENEDETNDYRDLPWQIVRRAVSAGMMDALVAPLVMGGLTEIILVGESAADWRNTIGVPVGPHELVAWLQVCRILADLTDEEEGEGAADAIMFDFQEEVSREAVRGHSGEGDDQLRQGER; this is translated from the coding sequence ATGACGGCTGGTGAACATGAAACCTTAGTTTCTTTCACATTCGCACGAGGAAATCTACCTAAGCTTGTCGATCGAGCGGCAAGCGGTGAATGGATCACTATCCTTCGGCACGGCAAGCCTGTTGCCAAGCTGACCCCGCCGACCGCCCAGAAGTGGCGCGAGTATGCGGAGGTCTTCCCGGCGGGACTTACCACTGAGGTCCAGGTGCCCGGCGACCTATGGCAGGCGCTCCAGCTCATCACTGCCATACGGGCAGGCGCAGCTGAACTGAAGGCTCATGGCAGGCGATCCCCTGGCTCATCCCCCCGCGCACTTGTCGGAGCTCTCATGTCCATGGCCTACTGCCTCTTGAAAACTCCTGCTGAACTAGATGAAATCGCTAAAGAGAACGAAGATGAGACGAATGATTATCGCGATCTTCCGTGGCAGATCGTCCGCCGTGCGGTATCGGCCGGCATGATGGATGCTCTTGTAGCACCGCTGGTAATGGGCGGCCTGACCGAGATTATCTTGGTAGGCGAATCGGCTGCTGACTGGCGAAACACGATCGGCGTTCCCGTGGGACCTCACGAGTTAGTAGCGTGGCTGCAGGTTTGCCGCATCCTTGCCGATCTCACCGATGAGGAAGAGGGCGAAGGTGCAGCCGACGCTATCATGTTTGATTTCCAGGAGGAGGTTAGTCGAGAAGCGGTGCGTGGCCATTCCGGCGAGGGCGATGATCAACTACGCCAGGGTGAGCGTTAG
- a CDS encoding endonuclease VII domain-containing protein, translating into MTAFRRRDPRSPNALRQPGATCVACLDERASATSRKPRRKSIRPLRVPTHLINAVIHVALPGSGFRLCGYCDRTRAQELFTRPGGRSTKTCTECLDENNTRINAIRRLDGVREKNLRQKYGITPDQYDALRVAQDYRCAICGTHEDDIVVISRGRPRKDGSDRTASFKLVVDHCHKSSRVRGLLCAQCNLGIGSMADNPTYLRAAADYCERNQPTN; encoded by the coding sequence ATGACCGCTTTCCGGCGGCGAGACCCGCGGAGTCCCAATGCTCTCAGGCAGCCAGGAGCGACCTGCGTGGCTTGTTTGGACGAGAGAGCCAGCGCCACATCAAGAAAGCCTCGACGGAAATCCATCCGCCCTCTGCGAGTGCCCACCCACTTGATCAACGCCGTCATCCACGTGGCGCTCCCCGGATCTGGATTTAGACTGTGCGGGTATTGCGATCGCACGCGTGCTCAGGAACTATTCACCAGACCAGGTGGCAGGTCCACGAAGACCTGCACGGAGTGCCTGGACGAAAACAACACCCGAATCAACGCCATCCGTCGCCTGGATGGCGTGCGCGAGAAAAACCTCCGCCAGAAGTACGGCATTACACCCGACCAGTATGATGCCCTTCGCGTGGCCCAGGATTATCGATGCGCCATTTGCGGAACACACGAAGATGACATAGTCGTCATATCCCGAGGCCGACCTCGGAAAGATGGATCAGACCGAACTGCATCATTCAAGCTCGTGGTTGATCATTGTCACAAGTCGAGCCGGGTTCGCGGACTCTTGTGTGCTCAATGCAACCTGGGCATTGGCAGCATGGCCGACAACCCTACCTACCTAAGAGCTGCAGCGGACTACTGCGAGCGCAACCAGCCGACCAATTAG
- a CDS encoding GAF domain-containing protein, with the protein MRSEDTADSPEGGPAVGWNARLGESADWFATADALGDELVPELADWCAVHVRAGVVEALRAGAAMPLAELSQALPVPGEPLEMITLRHRDPEREPVIRHWAAEVPLHTGDAYGAGRVTATGTSRFLPQVPDGMLQSVVTDRDQQSNFQRFGVASSIVVPLCTSDGAVLGAMTLIRELESHAPFTEDDVHAAERFAQSAADALDSSRIATVTGEPALPDAGLRRMATWRPRQPRDAGVSAEGRAWARQTLPALLNREPSPELADDVDLVFTELISNAVRHGGGLREAQLADLGRHLRLVAVDNDPRRPAIRTRRADQPHGRGMHLIKAIADRWGTYRHHAEVGKRVWADLLVGDA; encoded by the coding sequence ATGCGCTCAGAGGACACCGCGGATTCTCCGGAGGGCGGGCCCGCCGTCGGCTGGAACGCCCGGCTCGGGGAGTCCGCCGACTGGTTCGCCACCGCCGACGCGCTGGGCGACGAGTTGGTGCCCGAGCTGGCCGACTGGTGCGCCGTGCACGTGCGTGCCGGCGTGGTCGAGGCGTTGCGGGCCGGCGCCGCGATGCCGCTGGCCGAGTTGAGCCAGGCACTGCCGGTGCCCGGCGAGCCCCTCGAAATGATCACGCTGCGGCATCGCGACCCCGAGCGGGAGCCGGTGATCCGGCACTGGGCCGCCGAGGTTCCCCTGCACACCGGTGACGCCTACGGTGCCGGGCGGGTCACCGCGACCGGCACCAGCCGCTTCCTGCCGCAGGTGCCGGACGGCATGTTGCAGTCGGTGGTCACCGACCGCGACCAGCAGTCGAACTTCCAGCGGTTCGGCGTCGCCAGCTCGATCGTCGTGCCGCTGTGCACCTCCGACGGCGCCGTGCTCGGCGCCATGACGCTGATCCGGGAGCTGGAGTCGCACGCGCCCTTCACCGAGGACGACGTGCACGCCGCCGAGCGGTTCGCCCAGTCGGCCGCCGACGCCCTGGACAGTTCCCGGATCGCGACCGTCACCGGCGAGCCGGCGCTGCCCGACGCGGGTCTGCGGCGCATGGCCACCTGGCGTCCGCGGCAGCCCCGCGACGCCGGGGTCAGCGCCGAGGGGCGCGCTTGGGCGAGGCAGACGCTGCCGGCGCTGCTGAACCGGGAACCGTCGCCGGAACTCGCCGACGACGTCGACCTGGTGTTCACCGAGCTGATCAGCAACGCCGTGCGGCACGGCGGCGGCCTGCGCGAGGCGCAACTGGCCGACCTGGGCCGGCACCTGCGGCTGGTCGCCGTCGACAACGATCCCCGCCGGCCGGCGATCCGGACCCGCCGCGCCGACCAGCCGCACGGCCGGGGCATGCACCTGATCAAGGCGATCGCCGACCGGTGGGGCACCTACCGCCACCACGCCGAGGTCGGCAAGCGCGTCTGGGCGGACCTGCTGGTCGGCGACGCCTGA